A genome region from Micromonospora peucetia includes the following:
- a CDS encoding carbohydrate ABC transporter permease, whose translation MPLLTAFYYGLFRWEGTRQAGFVGIGNYREILTRYPLSDEITAALGHNVLFFVGTMAIQNTIGLGLAVLLHRNPWGKRLFQTLFSLPYLISPLIVGYIWSLLLSPTFGPINHVLRAVGLDSWARPWLGEPDTALPVLILVNAWQWIGGPMLIFGAALAGVPRELEEAAAIDGASATRAFWSVRFPLLMPAVGVITVLTFIGSFNIFDLVYALGGSDGGPGGAMDVLGLLYYRTAFQGGSNAIGESSALAMLIFVLIFGISVVLERALRRREVT comes from the coding sequence GTGCCTCTGCTCACCGCCTTCTACTACGGGCTGTTCCGCTGGGAGGGCACCCGCCAGGCGGGCTTCGTCGGGATCGGCAACTACCGGGAGATCCTCACCCGCTATCCGCTGAGCGATGAGATCACCGCCGCGCTGGGGCACAACGTGCTCTTCTTCGTCGGCACCATGGCGATCCAGAACACCATCGGGCTGGGCCTGGCCGTCCTCCTCCATCGGAACCCGTGGGGAAAGCGGTTGTTCCAGACCCTCTTCTCGCTCCCCTACCTGATCAGCCCGCTGATCGTCGGCTACATCTGGTCGCTCCTGCTGAGCCCCACCTTCGGCCCGATCAATCACGTACTCAGAGCTGTCGGCCTGGACTCGTGGGCACGCCCGTGGCTCGGTGAGCCGGACACCGCGCTGCCGGTACTGATCCTGGTCAACGCCTGGCAGTGGATCGGTGGGCCCATGCTCATCTTCGGCGCCGCCCTGGCCGGTGTCCCACGCGAGTTGGAGGAGGCCGCCGCCATCGACGGCGCATCAGCCACCAGGGCCTTCTGGAGTGTCCGGTTCCCCCTCCTGATGCCGGCCGTCGGGGTGATCACCGTTCTGACGTTCATCGGGAGCTTCAACATCTTCGACCTCGTCTATGCGCTCGGCGGATCCGACGGCGGACCCGGCGGCGCCATGGACGTGCTGGGCCTGCTCTACTACCGGACCGCCTTCCAGGGCGGCAGCAACGCGATCGGAGAGTCCTCGGCGTTGGCCATGCTGATCTTCGTACTCATCTTCGGGATCTCCGTCGTCCTGGAACGGGCGCTGCGCCGCCGGGAGGTCACCTGA
- a CDS encoding PLP-dependent aminotransferase family protein — protein sequence MDDYRRIAESIAADIAAGRLAAGHRLPPQRTFARQRGIANSTAARVYAELARRGLVTGEVGRGTFVRAATPPLEPALAEPGDVRVDLELSFSVLPQQPALLAGSLAGLLRPDTLATALPPVGVAGTPAVREAVAGLLSRPDWAPDPRQILFTGNGRQAIAAAIATLVPVGGRLGVEALTYPVVKAIAGRLGVTLVPLPIDQDGLLPEAVAEAHRAAPLRAVYLQPTLHNPLGTTMPAHRRAALADLLDQLGVYVIEDAVWSFLTDAPTPLAALAPSRTILVDSLSKRLAPGLTVGFAAAPPQLTDQLATAIRSGTWTANRFALDAATRWLVDGAVATITAGKRRDARARQELARTRLAGQLLHSDPDAYHCWWELPEPWRAETFVAAAARRGIAVTPAAAFTVGTSHAPNAVRLGLAAPPLPTLSGALDTLAALARSSPEDAGVE from the coding sequence GTGGACGACTACCGGCGGATCGCCGAGAGCATCGCCGCCGACATCGCCGCCGGTCGGCTCGCCGCCGGACACCGCCTGCCGCCGCAGCGGACCTTCGCCCGCCAACGCGGCATCGCCAACTCGACCGCCGCCCGGGTCTATGCGGAGCTGGCCCGGCGCGGGCTGGTGACCGGGGAGGTCGGCCGGGGCACCTTCGTCCGGGCCGCCACTCCGCCCCTGGAACCCGCCCTCGCCGAACCCGGCGACGTCCGCGTCGACCTGGAGCTGAGCTTCTCGGTGCTGCCGCAACAGCCCGCACTGCTGGCCGGTTCCCTGGCCGGCCTGCTGCGGCCCGACACGCTGGCAACCGCGCTGCCCCCGGTCGGCGTCGCCGGGACGCCCGCGGTGCGGGAAGCCGTCGCCGGGCTTCTCAGCCGCCCCGACTGGGCCCCGGACCCACGGCAGATCCTGTTCACCGGCAACGGCCGCCAGGCGATCGCCGCCGCCATCGCCACCCTTGTCCCGGTAGGCGGGCGGCTCGGCGTCGAAGCGCTCACCTATCCCGTCGTCAAGGCCATCGCCGGCCGGCTCGGCGTCACCCTGGTCCCGCTGCCGATCGACCAGGACGGCTTGCTGCCCGAGGCCGTTGCCGAGGCACACCGCGCCGCCCCGCTCCGGGCCGTCTACCTCCAGCCGACCCTGCACAACCCACTCGGCACGACCATGCCGGCGCACCGCCGCGCCGCGCTCGCCGACCTGCTCGACCAACTCGGGGTGTACGTCATCGAGGACGCCGTCTGGTCGTTCCTCACCGACGCCCCGACACCGCTGGCCGCACTGGCGCCGTCCCGCACCATCCTCGTCGACAGCCTCTCGAAGCGGCTCGCCCCGGGCCTCACCGTCGGCTTCGCCGCCGCGCCACCACAGCTCACCGACCAGCTCGCGACCGCGATCCGGTCCGGCACCTGGACCGCCAACCGCTTCGCGCTGGACGCGGCCACGCGATGGCTCGTCGACGGGGCGGTCGCCACCATCACCGCCGGCAAGCGCCGGGACGCCCGTGCCCGGCAGGAACTGGCGCGGACCCGGTTGGCCGGTCAGCTGCTCCACTCCGATCCGGACGCCTATCACTGCTGGTGGGAGCTGCCGGAGCCATGGCGCGCCGAGACGTTCGTCGCGGCGGCGGCCCGCCGGGGCATCGCGGTCACCCCCGCCGCCGCGTTCACCGTCGGGACCAGCCACGCCCCCAACGCCGTACGGCTCGGGCTGGCCGCGCCGCCGCTGCCGACCCTGTCCGGGGCGCTCGACACGCTCGCGGCGCTGGCTCGTTCCAGCCCGGAGGACGCCGGGGTGGAATGA
- a CDS encoding sugar isomerase domain-containing protein produces MPEPAYANIARTALEQILATQLGAIESAATLVADAIAAGAVLQAFGTGHSRIVTLELAARAGGLAPVSMLAVKDLVMFGGADPGPILDPTYEREFGLAERIYALAAPATQDPFLIVSNSGINAAIVEMATLARERKHPIIAVTSVAHTRSAGARTTQGPHLADLADVVIDNLAPAGDAALEITPEVRIGAVSSFTGVLIAQLLTELVCRRLLERGIDPPVHTSANLAWGDARNAALQERYRDRVRPIEP; encoded by the coding sequence GTGCCTGAACCCGCCTACGCCAACATCGCCCGGACCGCACTCGAGCAGATCCTCGCCACCCAACTCGGTGCCATCGAGTCGGCGGCCACGCTCGTTGCCGACGCCATCGCCGCCGGTGCTGTCCTACAGGCATTCGGAACCGGCCACTCGCGGATCGTCACCCTCGAACTCGCGGCGCGCGCCGGCGGGCTCGCCCCGGTCAGCATGCTGGCGGTCAAGGATCTCGTGATGTTCGGCGGCGCCGACCCGGGACCGATCCTCGACCCGACGTACGAGCGCGAGTTCGGCCTGGCCGAACGGATCTACGCGCTCGCCGCGCCCGCCACGCAGGACCCCTTCCTGATCGTCTCCAACTCCGGCATCAACGCCGCCATCGTCGAGATGGCGACGCTGGCCCGTGAGCGGAAACATCCGATCATCGCGGTCACCTCGGTCGCACACACCCGATCCGCCGGGGCCCGTACGACCCAGGGACCACATCTCGCCGACCTGGCTGACGTGGTGATCGACAACCTTGCCCCGGCCGGGGACGCGGCGCTGGAGATCACCCCAGAAGTTCGGATCGGGGCGGTCTCGTCGTTCACCGGGGTGCTCATCGCGCAGCTACTCACCGAACTGGTCTGCCGCCGGCTGCTGGAACGCGGCATCGACCCACCGGTACACACATCCGCGAATCTCGCCTGGGGCGACGCGCGTAATGCCGCCCTTCAGGAGCGGTACCGCGACCGGGTCCGCCCGATCGAACCCTGA
- a CDS encoding carbohydrate ABC transporter permease has product MNALMTTPRTTPETTSGSSRPDGARQRSLSRGIAVQVVLWAYAGIAFGPLLLVLIGSFRSNAEILRAPVGLPGSLDVSNYVRAWETASISTYLINSLVVTCASVVLCVGVSALAAYALARWRFRGRALLAAFFLSGLMIPAKLGLLPVFYMFQSMGLIDSRIGLVLLYAASGVPFSVFVIMGFMRGFPGELEEAARLDGAHEGRLFVSIVLPLMRPALAVVTVFQFAPTWNDFFYPLVLMRSGDKYTVPVGLTRFFGEFAADRGTLFAGLVIALVPLAVVFALATKQIVAGLTAGMSR; this is encoded by the coding sequence ATGAACGCCCTGATGACCACCCCCCGTACGACGCCGGAAACCACCAGCGGATCCTCGCGCCCGGACGGCGCCCGTCAGCGTTCGCTCAGCCGCGGCATCGCTGTCCAGGTCGTTCTGTGGGCGTACGCCGGCATCGCCTTCGGCCCGCTGCTGCTGGTGCTGATCGGTTCGTTCCGTTCCAACGCGGAGATCCTTCGCGCACCGGTCGGGTTGCCCGGTTCGCTCGACGTGAGCAACTACGTCCGCGCCTGGGAGACCGCGTCGATCTCGACCTACCTGATCAACTCCCTGGTGGTGACGTGCGCTTCGGTGGTGCTGTGTGTCGGCGTGTCGGCGCTGGCCGCCTACGCCCTGGCCAGGTGGAGATTCCGGGGACGCGCCCTGCTGGCGGCGTTCTTCCTGTCGGGCCTGATGATTCCCGCGAAGCTCGGCCTGCTGCCGGTGTTCTACATGTTCCAGTCGATGGGGCTGATCGACAGCCGGATCGGGCTGGTGCTGCTCTACGCGGCGAGCGGCGTGCCGTTCTCCGTTTTCGTGATCATGGGATTCATGCGGGGGTTCCCCGGGGAGCTGGAGGAGGCCGCGAGGCTCGACGGAGCGCACGAGGGACGCCTGTTCGTGTCGATCGTGCTGCCACTGATGCGTCCGGCACTCGCGGTGGTCACGGTCTTCCAGTTCGCGCCGACCTGGAACGACTTCTTCTATCCGCTGGTGCTGATGCGTAGCGGCGACAAGTACACCGTCCCCGTCGGGCTGACCCGGTTCTTCGGTGAGTTCGCCGCCGATCGCGGCACCCTGTTCGCCGGGCTCGTGATCGCTCTGGTCCCGCTGGCCGTGGTGTTCGCGCTGGCGACCAAGCAGATCGTCGCCGGCCTGACCGCCGGGATGTCACGATGA
- a CDS encoding maleylpyruvate isomerase N-terminal domain-containing protein: MEAQDLERAVRMMGEVLEPLSAHDWSVAAGTLAWTCRETLVHIGHDLLAYAAQVAGGVQDAYLPLDLVIRDDAPVSDVLPAVEACGGLLVAALRAAGPDTRAWHFGSCDVSGFAALGVAEVVLHTYDITQGLKVNWWPPAKFSSRILARLAPDATTQQRQKTGKRGHSTQVLLRHTGRLGDVGPWQWRIMPEEQRVTTEDAGADGAGRTNSAADPNVRDRLAVIHKRSASAHGNF, from the coding sequence ATGGAAGCTCAGGATCTGGAGCGTGCCGTCCGAATGATGGGCGAGGTCCTCGAACCGCTTTCGGCCCACGACTGGTCGGTCGCCGCTGGCACCCTCGCCTGGACGTGCCGAGAGACGCTCGTCCACATCGGCCATGATCTGCTCGCGTACGCGGCTCAGGTGGCGGGCGGGGTACAGGATGCATACCTGCCGTTGGATCTGGTGATCCGCGACGATGCGCCGGTGTCAGACGTGTTGCCGGCCGTCGAAGCATGCGGCGGACTGCTCGTCGCGGCGCTGCGGGCCGCAGGGCCGGATACGCGGGCGTGGCACTTCGGGTCCTGCGACGTCAGCGGGTTCGCAGCGCTCGGCGTCGCCGAGGTCGTGCTCCACACGTACGACATCACCCAGGGCCTGAAAGTGAACTGGTGGCCACCCGCGAAGTTCAGTTCACGCATTCTGGCTCGGCTGGCTCCGGACGCAACGACCCAGCAGCGGCAGAAGACGGGAAAACGGGGGCACTCGACGCAAGTTCTGCTCCGGCACACTGGACGCCTCGGCGATGTGGGCCCGTGGCAATGGCGCATCATGCCGGAGGAGCAGCGGGTGACTACGGAAGACGCCGGGGCCGACGGCGCTGGTCGCACCAACTCGGCAGCGGATCCAAACGTCCGAGACCGCCTCGCCGTAATCCACAAGCGTAGTGCAAGCGCTCATGGAAACTTTTGA
- a CDS encoding GNAT family N-acetyltransferase, giving the protein MPELIVRDMTRNEFEEWRDRTIRSFADGQVTAGNWPADEAIELATKAFDVLLPDGFATVGMLFLRAVLPDGACVGVLWLALTHPRGEPDCAYIYDIEIDEAYRGAGYGRALLAAAEDAVRSRGLGRLELNVFGGNARAIRLYETSGYRVVAQQMRKSLN; this is encoded by the coding sequence GTGCCTGAGTTGATCGTACGGGACATGACGAGGAACGAGTTCGAAGAGTGGCGTGACCGTACGATCCGATCATTCGCGGATGGGCAGGTAACAGCCGGTAACTGGCCAGCGGACGAGGCCATCGAGTTGGCCACCAAGGCATTCGATGTCCTGTTGCCGGATGGCTTTGCGACTGTCGGAATGCTGTTCTTGAGGGCCGTGCTTCCCGACGGCGCATGTGTTGGCGTGTTGTGGCTGGCCTTGACGCACCCGCGTGGTGAGCCCGACTGCGCGTACATCTACGACATCGAAATCGATGAGGCGTACCGTGGAGCCGGCTACGGACGCGCGCTCCTAGCTGCGGCCGAGGACGCCGTGCGCTCCCGTGGCCTGGGCCGCCTAGAGCTCAACGTCTTCGGCGGCAACGCCCGCGCTATCCGGCTATATGAGACTTCCGGCTACCGCGTCGTGGCGCAACAGATGCGTAAATCGCTCAATTGA
- a CDS encoding GntR family transcriptional regulator, translating to MPRTRHEPSDGALESVLAEQNRGKGKHIIDVLTALVLNSRDGALLPSERVLAERFGVARMTVRGSIDALETKGMVRRVPGRGTFVQHPTLTHSEIFRSFSEDMRMRGMTPGAKSYRSRTRPATRTVAANLGIAAGEPTHYIERIRTADEIPMALERTNLAAARFPTLLDVLGRDDSLYDILGRAFGVRLESARQTVTIARLTATEAKRLEVAEDSPAFLIERISVDNMGKVVEFGRSLYRGDRYAIQMRVSPPTQGG from the coding sequence GTGCCGAGGACGCGACATGAGCCGAGCGACGGAGCGCTTGAGTCGGTACTGGCGGAGCAGAACCGCGGCAAGGGCAAGCACATCATCGACGTGCTCACCGCCTTGGTCCTGAACTCACGAGATGGTGCGCTGCTCCCGTCCGAGCGGGTCCTCGCCGAGCGGTTCGGAGTGGCTCGGATGACTGTCCGAGGCTCCATCGACGCGTTGGAGACGAAAGGGATGGTCCGGCGGGTCCCTGGACGTGGCACCTTCGTGCAGCATCCGACCCTGACCCATTCGGAGATATTCCGCTCCTTCAGCGAGGACATGCGAATGCGCGGTATGACGCCGGGCGCCAAGAGCTACCGGAGTCGCACCCGCCCGGCCACCCGCACCGTCGCCGCCAACCTCGGTATCGCTGCGGGCGAGCCGACCCACTACATCGAGCGGATCCGTACCGCCGACGAGATCCCGATGGCACTGGAGCGGACCAACCTCGCCGCGGCGCGATTCCCCACCCTGCTCGACGTGTTGGGGCGCGACGACTCGCTCTACGACATTCTGGGTCGCGCCTTCGGTGTACGACTTGAATCGGCACGGCAGACCGTCACCATCGCGCGGCTGACCGCCACCGAGGCGAAGCGGCTCGAAGTCGCCGAGGACAGCCCGGCGTTCCTGATCGAGCGCATCTCCGTCGACAACATGGGCAAGGTCGTGGAGTTCGGGCGGTCGCTCTACCGTGGGGATCGCTACGCCATCCAGATGCGCGTCAGCCCACCGACGCAGGGCGGCTGA
- a CDS encoding GNAT family N-acetyltransferase — MVRSTPIVPPATPLTDGSVVVRPRREDDLEAIADASRDSETLRWLDDPPMDAEARRTGMSRVEEAWRSGRAAPLTIADAVTDQAVGIINLQFRAEDVASVAYSVFPAHRGQGNAPRAVLLVADWALGNLGLTQLILETDAANTASTRVAEKCGFQAIGTRSEPRSDGVVRTTITFSRPLPTTPPAANAIADQHTHPPLSGRNDP, encoded by the coding sequence ATGGTGCGTTCCACGCCGATTGTCCCGCCAGCCACGCCGTTGACGGATGGCTCGGTCGTCGTGCGGCCACGGCGAGAGGACGATCTGGAGGCAATCGCCGACGCGAGCCGTGATTCCGAAACCCTGCGATGGCTCGATGACCCGCCGATGGATGCCGAGGCTCGGCGCACCGGAATGAGCCGCGTCGAAGAGGCATGGCGCAGCGGCCGTGCGGCTCCGTTGACGATCGCCGACGCCGTGACGGACCAAGCGGTCGGGATCATCAACCTGCAGTTCCGCGCCGAGGACGTGGCATCCGTCGCCTACAGCGTCTTCCCCGCCCACCGCGGCCAAGGAAACGCGCCACGAGCCGTGCTCCTTGTTGCTGACTGGGCGCTTGGCAACCTTGGGCTGACACAGCTCATCCTGGAGACGGACGCGGCGAACACGGCCTCGACAAGGGTCGCCGAGAAGTGCGGGTTCCAGGCGATCGGCACCAGGTCGGAGCCGCGCTCGGATGGCGTCGTGCGTACGACCATCACGTTCTCTCGGCCCTTGCCGACAACTCCGCCTGCGGCGAACGCAATAGCTGATCAACACACTCATCCACCGTTGTCCGGTCGCAACGATCCGTGA
- a CDS encoding BadF/BadG/BcrA/BcrD ATPase family protein: protein MTDTITIDGGKSQLRMLLSTPAGRQLGVGPGFVYRPDEDGVTRIVDSIRGAADTISLPTQVAGVLAGLTGIPGDHAERRRLALAITRLLGGPTAIVEDSVLAHAGALAGAGVVLCAGTGTTVLAVDADGNYARLDGWGPYLGDRGSAFAIGLAGMRAATASYDQVGPRTTLADRLVAALGGSDLAALQRYYRDPAMIPRTAAFALDVLDAAAQADPVASRICATAATDLADAAEAATNRLRLSGAERRVSYSGRLLAPGNALYQALSAELDARGLPLVSPRAEPLEGGPTLLRGTGPYARLLADQNPGGDA, encoded by the coding sequence ATGACAGACACCATCACCATCGACGGCGGAAAATCACAGCTCAGGATGCTGCTGAGTACTCCAGCGGGTCGTCAGCTCGGGGTCGGGCCCGGCTTCGTCTACCGGCCCGACGAGGACGGCGTCACCCGGATCGTGGACTCCATCCGTGGCGCCGCGGACACCATCTCCCTCCCCACACAGGTGGCAGGGGTGCTCGCCGGACTGACCGGCATACCGGGTGATCACGCCGAGCGTCGGCGTCTCGCCCTCGCCATCACGAGGCTCCTCGGCGGCCCCACCGCGATCGTGGAGGACAGCGTCCTCGCCCACGCCGGTGCCCTCGCCGGTGCCGGTGTGGTCCTGTGCGCCGGAACCGGGACGACAGTTCTGGCGGTGGACGCCGACGGAAACTATGCCCGGCTCGACGGGTGGGGCCCATATCTCGGCGACCGCGGCAGCGCGTTCGCCATCGGGCTCGCCGGGATGCGCGCCGCGACGGCGTCGTACGACCAGGTCGGGCCGAGAACCACGCTGGCCGACCGCCTTGTCGCCGCGCTCGGGGGCAGCGACCTGGCGGCGCTCCAGCGGTACTACCGGGACCCCGCCATGATCCCCCGCACGGCGGCCTTCGCTCTCGACGTCCTCGACGCGGCCGCCCAGGCCGACCCGGTGGCGAGCCGCATCTGCGCAACAGCCGCGACTGATCTCGCTGACGCGGCGGAGGCGGCGACCAACCGACTCCGCCTCAGCGGGGCGGAACGCCGGGTGTCGTACAGCGGACGGCTACTGGCGCCGGGGAACGCCCTCTACCAGGCACTGTCCGCAGAACTCGACGCCAGAGGGCTGCCGCTGGTCAGCCCCAGGGCCGAGCCGCTTGAGGGCGGCCCCACGCTACTGCGCGGCACCGGTCCCTACGCCCGCCTGCTGGCGGACCAGAACCCGGGCGGAGACGCGTGA
- a CDS encoding ABC transporter substrate-binding protein — protein MLGAAALLTVTLAACAPGSGDSGDKGGDAVNLKVWGWRQEDVAAYNKIFQIYEDANPGVTVEYVPYKNTEYDTILKTGLTDASGPDVAQLRSYGLLQPLVAASGLVPLDDQIKELGGFSKPVLDGARGESDGKVYGVPFALQTLHVIYNEKLFADHGITAPTTWADMIAAFEKLNSAKVIPLASTVTDTWMLPIQHEIFGATTYGGTDYLNKMITGGAKFTDAPWVKSVEAWKGTNKYWPPQSSGVSYADAQALFTSGRAAMFPGGIWELGVFEKANPGMKMGIFNVPPAPGAAVDKTLVPGYVDGSFGVSAKSPKREAALDLVRWMASAEFGRAYSTELRQISAVPNVQPEDKLLAQALRGYQENPSPYVTYAYFSGGSPTAWDLASAAFSDYLLGRRDAADAAGHIQRGVDQWFRPKN, from the coding sequence GTGTTGGGAGCAGCGGCGCTGCTCACCGTCACCCTCGCCGCGTGCGCACCAGGCAGCGGCGACAGCGGTGACAAGGGCGGCGACGCCGTCAACCTGAAGGTCTGGGGATGGCGGCAGGAGGATGTCGCGGCATACAACAAGATCTTCCAGATCTACGAGGACGCCAACCCCGGTGTCACCGTGGAATACGTCCCCTACAAGAACACCGAATACGACACGATCCTCAAGACAGGGCTCACCGACGCCAGCGGCCCCGACGTGGCACAGCTCCGTTCCTACGGCCTGCTTCAGCCACTGGTCGCCGCCAGCGGTCTGGTGCCCCTCGATGACCAGATCAAGGAGTTGGGCGGCTTCTCGAAACCGGTTCTCGACGGCGCCCGGGGCGAGAGCGACGGAAAGGTCTACGGAGTGCCGTTCGCACTCCAGACCCTGCACGTGATCTACAACGAGAAGCTCTTCGCCGATCACGGCATCACGGCCCCCACCACCTGGGCGGACATGATCGCGGCGTTCGAAAAGCTCAACAGCGCCAAGGTCATCCCGCTGGCCAGCACGGTCACCGACACCTGGATGCTGCCGATCCAGCACGAGATCTTCGGAGCCACGACGTACGGCGGCACCGACTACCTCAACAAGATGATCACCGGTGGGGCGAAGTTCACCGACGCCCCCTGGGTGAAGTCGGTCGAGGCGTGGAAGGGCACCAACAAGTACTGGCCGCCGCAGTCGTCCGGGGTGAGCTACGCCGACGCACAGGCGCTCTTCACCTCCGGCCGCGCCGCGATGTTCCCGGGCGGGATCTGGGAGCTCGGCGTGTTCGAGAAGGCCAACCCCGGCATGAAGATGGGCATCTTCAACGTGCCGCCCGCACCCGGCGCGGCGGTCGACAAGACGCTCGTTCCCGGCTACGTCGACGGTTCGTTCGGGGTCTCGGCGAAGTCCCCCAAGCGGGAGGCCGCGCTGGACCTGGTGCGGTGGATGGCGTCCGCGGAGTTCGGCCGGGCCTACTCCACCGAACTGCGCCAGATCTCCGCGGTACCCAACGTCCAGCCTGAGGACAAGCTCCTGGCCCAGGCCCTGCGGGGCTACCAGGAGAACCCGAGCCCGTACGTCACCTACGCGTACTTCTCCGGTGGGTCACCCACGGCCTGGGACCTCGCCTCGGCGGCCTTCTCCGACTATCTGCTCGGGCGACGTGACGCCGCTGACGCGGCCGGGCACATCCAGCGAGGGGTCGATCAGTGGTTCCGGCCCAAGAACTGA